A single region of the Brachypodium distachyon strain Bd21 chromosome 3, Brachypodium_distachyon_v3.0, whole genome shotgun sequence genome encodes:
- the LOC104583597 gene encoding uncharacterized protein LOC104583597: MVAATVSMRLRRSTRTHDAYRYKVRAAGAGRRGFLAMVTSSPSVARRWVHTTLWRGHHRLRHGKPLTVGMGVQWTPPFRRPSTLQLCCGHRCLVFQIAQAGGGIPNALRRFLRDYPSVEFVGYNVLADCLMLSEHYGLVVSRATELRVLTGMGRASMEGMAERLLGWSVSKSRKVAMSNWNRRKLSKAQVTYACLDANLSFCLGVHARRTRQSVLTAMAAGSD, encoded by the exons ATGGTCGCCGCCACGGTGTCAATGCGGCTCCGCCGCTCCACGCGGACGCACGACGCCTACAGGTACAAGGTGCGcgcagccggcgccggccgccgtggctTCCTAGCCATGGTTACCTCGAGCCCCTCCGTCGCGCGCCGCTGGGTGCACACCACGCTGTGGCGtggccaccaccgcctccgccacgGCAAGCCGCTCACGGTCGGCATGGGCGTGCAGTGGACGCCCCCCTTCCGCCGCCCGAGCACGCTGCAGCTCTGCTGCGGCCACCGCTGCCTCGTGTTCCAGATCGcgcaggccggcggcggcatcccCAACGCGCTCCGCCGCTTCCTGCGCGACTACCCGTCCGTGGAATTCGTCGGCTACAACGTCCTCGCCGACTGCCTCATGCTCAGCGAGCACTACGGCCTGGTGGTCAGCCGCGCCACGGAGCTGCGCGTCCTGACCGGCATGGGCCGCGCGTCCATGGAGGGCATGGCGGAGCGGCTCCTCGGCTGGAGCGTGAGCAAGTCCAGGAAGGTCGCCATGAGCAACTGGAACAGGCGCAAGCTGTCCAAGGCCCAGGTCACCTACGCATGCCTCGATGCCAACCTCTCCTTCTGCCTCGGGGTTCATGCAAG GAGGACGCGGCAATCAGTATTAACAGCAATGGCAGCAGGGAGCGATTGA